In Streptomyces sp. NBC_01408, one DNA window encodes the following:
- a CDS encoding RNA polymerase sigma factor SigF, giving the protein MPVRGGDRPPVRHEVDGGIPEQQHARPHPADADAEDGFLDSAERRAGPMSENQHDQPQPPAPQAGEAAATAPSAPVFPVTPALPDPRDRSGARALFIELRALPDGSVEKAELRNRLVRMHLPLVEHLARRFRNRGEPLDDLTQVATIGLIKSVDRFDPDRGVEFSTYATPTVVGEIKRHFRDKGWAVRVPRRLQELRLSLTTATAELSQQHGRSPTVHELAERLGISEEEVLEGLESANAYSTLSLDVPDTDDESPAVADTLGAEDEALEGVEYRESLKPLLEGLPPREKRILLLRFFGNMTQSQIAQEVGISQMHVSRLLARTLAQLREKLLVEE; this is encoded by the coding sequence ATCCCGGTGCGGGGCGGGGATCGGCCCCCGGTACGACATGAGGTCGACGGCGGCATCCCGGAGCAGCAGCACGCCCGGCCGCACCCGGCTGACGCGGATGCGGAAGACGGCTTTTTGGACTCGGCGGAGCGACGGGCGGGCCCTATGAGCGAGAACCAGCACGACCAACCACAGCCGCCGGCACCCCAGGCCGGGGAGGCCGCTGCCACGGCCCCTTCGGCGCCGGTGTTCCCGGTGACCCCGGCGCTGCCGGATCCGCGCGACCGCAGTGGCGCGCGGGCCCTGTTCATCGAGCTGCGGGCGCTGCCCGACGGCTCGGTGGAGAAGGCGGAACTGCGCAACCGGCTCGTACGGATGCACCTGCCGCTGGTCGAGCACCTGGCCCGGCGGTTCCGCAACCGCGGGGAGCCGCTGGACGACCTGACGCAGGTGGCGACGATCGGCCTGATCAAGTCGGTGGACCGGTTCGACCCGGACCGCGGGGTCGAGTTCTCCACGTACGCCACCCCGACGGTGGTCGGCGAGATCAAGCGCCACTTCCGGGACAAGGGCTGGGCGGTGCGGGTGCCTCGCCGTCTGCAGGAGCTGCGGCTCTCGTTGACCACGGCCACCGCGGAGCTGTCCCAGCAGCACGGCCGCTCCCCCACGGTGCACGAGCTCGCGGAGCGGCTCGGGATCTCCGAGGAGGAGGTGCTGGAGGGGCTGGAATCGGCCAATGCCTACAGCACGCTCTCGCTGGACGTCCCGGACACGGACGACGAGTCGCCGGCGGTCGCGGACACCCTGGGTGCGGAGGACGAGGCCCTGGAGGGCGTCGAGTACCGCGAGTCCCTCAAGCCGCTCCTGGAGGGGCTGCCTCCCCGGGAGAAGCGGATCCTGCTGCTTCGCTTCTTCGGCAACATGACCCAGTCGCAGATCGCGCAGGAGGTCGGCATCTCCCAGATGCACGTCTCGCGCCTGCTGGCCCGCACCCTGGCCCAGCTCCGCGAGAAGCTCCTCGTCGAGGAGTGA
- a CDS encoding diacylglycerol kinase family protein, which produces MRALLVANPAATTTSARTRDVLVHALASEMKLEAVTTEYRGHARDLGRKAAHEGLDLVVALGGDGTVNEVVNGLLHDGPDPERLPRLAVVPGGSTNVFARALGLPNDAVEATGALLDALREQRERTVGLGLAAGTPGTEDESVPARWFTFCAGFGFDAGVVGRVEQQRERGKRSTHALYVRQLMRQFWEEPNRRHGTVTLERPGADPVTNLVLSIVCNTSPWTYLGNRPLYASPEASFDTALDVLALNRLSTPAVARYATQLLTSTPERGPHGKHAVSLHDLTDFTLHSKVPLPFQMDGDHLGLRTSVRFTGVRRALRVIV; this is translated from the coding sequence ATGCGTGCACTTCTCGTGGCCAATCCAGCAGCGACGACCACCAGTGCGCGCACGCGCGACGTCCTGGTCCACGCCCTGGCCAGCGAGATGAAGCTGGAGGCGGTGACCACCGAGTACCGGGGGCACGCCCGGGACCTGGGGCGCAAGGCCGCGCACGAGGGGCTCGACCTCGTGGTGGCGCTCGGCGGCGACGGCACGGTCAACGAGGTGGTCAACGGGCTGCTGCACGACGGGCCCGATCCGGAGCGGCTGCCCCGGCTGGCGGTGGTTCCCGGCGGCTCCACCAATGTGTTCGCGCGGGCCCTCGGTCTGCCCAACGACGCGGTCGAGGCGACCGGCGCCCTGCTGGACGCGCTGCGCGAGCAGCGCGAGCGGACGGTGGGCCTGGGTCTGGCGGCGGGGACGCCGGGCACGGAGGACGAGTCGGTTCCGGCGCGCTGGTTCACCTTCTGCGCGGGCTTCGGCTTCGACGCGGGCGTGGTCGGCCGGGTCGAACAGCAGCGGGAGCGCGGCAAGCGTTCGACGCACGCCCTGTACGTACGACAGCTCATGCGGCAGTTCTGGGAAGAGCCGAACCGCCGGCACGGCACGGTCACCCTGGAGCGGCCCGGCGCGGATCCGGTGACGAATCTGGTGCTGTCGATAGTGTGCAACACCTCGCCGTGGACGTATCTGGGCAATCGTCCGCTTTACGCCTCCCCGGAGGCGTCGTTCGATACTGCGCTTGACGTATTGGCTCTCAACCGTTTGTCAACTCCGGCGGTCGCGCGGTACGCGACACAGCTCCTGACCTCCACTCCTGAGCGCGGCCCGCACGGCAAGCACGCGGTGTCTCTGCACGATTTGACCGACTTCACCTTGCATTCGAAGGTTCCTCTTCCCTTCCAGATGGACGGCGACCACCTCGGACTGCGCACCAGCGTTCGGTTCACAGGCGTACGCCGGGCACTGCGTGTGATTGTGTGA
- a CDS encoding WhiB family transcriptional regulator — protein sequence MDWRHNAVCREEDPELFFPIGNTGPALLQIEEAKAVCRRCPVMEQCLQWALESGQDSGVWGGLSEDERRAMKRRAARNRARNASA from the coding sequence ATGGACTGGCGTCACAACGCCGTTTGTCGTGAGGAAGACCCCGAGCTGTTCTTCCCCATCGGCAACACCGGTCCTGCGCTGCTGCAGATCGAGGAAGCCAAGGCCGTCTGCCGCCGCTGCCCCGTCATGGAGCAGTGCCTCCAGTGGGCGCTCGAGTCCGGTCAGGACTCCGGCGTCTGGGGCGGTCTCAGCGAGGACGAGCGCCGCGCGATGAAGCGCCGCGCCGCTCGCAACCGGGCGCGCAACGCCAGCGCCTGA
- a CDS encoding sensor histidine kinase: protein MNDLVRQHTALSETELEWLHLLVSEWQLLSDLSFADLVLWVPTLDGTRYVSVAQMRPNTGPTSYQDDMVGHLVPRGRRPLLDAALDEGRIVREGDPEWREEVPVRVESIPVRREGRVLGVIARNTNLLTVRTPSRLELTYLQSASDLAQMIAAGSFPFPGQQVDMDASPRVGDGLIRVDADGVVTYASPNALSAYHRLGLASDLVGQHLGDTTTELAPSRGPVDEALVKLASGWAPRETEVEGNGGVIQLRAIPLKPKGVRIGSLVLCRDVTELRRRERELITKDATIREIHHRVKNNLQTVAALLRLQARRMDSENGREALNEAVRRVGSIAIVHETLSQNLDERVEFDEIADRVIAMVAEISPGKVDCRRTGRFGILDAEVATPLSMVLTEILQNALEHAFTAGEGGTVEVSATRTGTGRTDGRLMITVLDDGCGLPEGFDPQRAGNLGLQIVRTLVEGELGGTFDMLRAQPRGTKVVLDIPSSPQK from the coding sequence ATGAACGACCTCGTCCGCCAGCACACCGCTCTCAGTGAAACCGAACTGGAGTGGCTCCACCTGCTGGTCTCGGAGTGGCAGCTGCTCTCCGACCTCTCCTTCGCCGACCTCGTGCTGTGGGTGCCCACCCTCGACGGCACCCGGTACGTCTCGGTCGCCCAGATGCGCCCCAACACCGGCCCCACCTCGTACCAGGACGACATGGTCGGCCACTTGGTGCCGCGCGGCCGGCGCCCGCTGCTCGACGCCGCGCTCGACGAGGGCCGGATCGTGCGCGAGGGCGACCCGGAGTGGCGCGAGGAGGTGCCGGTCCGCGTCGAGTCCATCCCGGTCCGCCGCGAGGGCCGGGTCCTGGGTGTCATCGCCCGGAACACCAACCTGCTCACTGTGCGTACACCGAGCCGGCTGGAGCTGACCTACCTCCAGTCCGCCTCCGACCTGGCCCAGATGATCGCGGCGGGCTCCTTCCCCTTCCCCGGCCAGCAGGTCGACATGGACGCCTCCCCGCGCGTCGGCGACGGCCTGATCCGCGTCGACGCCGACGGCGTGGTCACCTACGCCTCGCCGAACGCGCTCTCCGCCTACCACCGCCTCGGCCTCGCCTCCGACCTCGTGGGCCAGCACCTGGGCGACACCACCACCGAACTCGCCCCCTCCCGGGGCCCGGTGGACGAGGCCCTGGTCAAACTCGCCAGCGGCTGGGCCCCCAGGGAGACCGAGGTCGAGGGCAACGGTGGGGTCATCCAGCTGCGCGCCATCCCCCTCAAGCCGAAGGGGGTCCGGATCGGCTCGCTGGTGCTGTGCCGGGACGTCACGGAACTGCGACGTCGCGAACGTGAATTGATCACCAAGGACGCCACCATCCGGGAGATCCACCACCGGGTGAAGAACAACCTCCAGACGGTGGCCGCACTCCTGCGGCTACAGGCCCGCCGGATGGATTCGGAGAACGGCCGCGAGGCGCTCAACGAGGCCGTGCGCCGTGTGGGTTCGATCGCGATCGTGCACGAGACGCTCTCTCAGAACCTGGACGAGCGGGTCGAGTTCGACGAGATCGCCGACCGCGTGATCGCGATGGTCGCGGAGATCTCCCCCGGCAAGGTGGACTGCCGCCGCACCGGCCGCTTCGGGATCCTGGACGCGGAGGTCGCCACTCCGCTGTCGATGGTGCTGACCGAGATCCTCCAGAACGCCCTGGAGCACGCCTTCACCGCGGGGGAGGGGGGCACCGTGGAGGTGTCCGCGACCCGCACCGGCACCGGCCGCACGGACGGCCGGCTGATGATCACGGTGCTCGACGACGGCTGCGGTCTGCCCGAGGGCTTCGACCCCCAGCGGGCCGGCAACCTCGGCCTGCAGATCGTGCGGACCCTCGTGGAGGGCGAGCTCGGCGGCACGTTCGACATGCTCCGGGCGCAGCCGCGCGGTACCAAGGTCGTCCTCGACATACCGTCCAGCCCGCAGAAGTAG
- a CDS encoding TetR/AcrR family transcriptional regulator, translated as MVTGQRGRPRSFDRDAALDKAMLAFWEHGYEATSIADLTASLGISAPSLYAAFGDKRKLFDEVVVVYGGRYADFASVALAEEPTARAAVDRVLREAAEVYTDPAHPRGCMVMSAAVNTTSEEVAEALRERRAAAMAMFESRIGADVAASVLPADTDARALARYTAAVLQGMSQQSRDGASREELEAVARRAVLAWPAQ; from the coding sequence ATGGTGACCGGACAGCGCGGCAGGCCCCGCTCCTTCGATCGAGATGCCGCCCTGGACAAGGCGATGCTCGCCTTCTGGGAGCACGGCTACGAGGCGACCTCCATCGCCGACCTGACCGCTTCCCTGGGGATCAGCGCGCCCAGCCTCTACGCGGCCTTCGGCGACAAGCGCAAGCTCTTCGACGAGGTCGTGGTGGTGTACGGCGGCCGGTACGCGGACTTCGCGAGCGTGGCGCTCGCCGAGGAGCCCACCGCCCGCGCGGCCGTGGATCGGGTCCTGCGCGAGGCGGCGGAGGTCTACACCGACCCGGCCCACCCCCGCGGCTGCATGGTGATGAGCGCGGCCGTCAACACCACCTCCGAGGAGGTGGCCGAGGCCCTGCGCGAACGGCGCGCAGCCGCCATGGCGATGTTCGAGAGCCGGATCGGGGCGGACGTCGCCGCCAGCGTGCTGCCCGCGGACACGGACGCGCGGGCGCTGGCCCGCTACACCGCGGCCGTGCTCCAGGGGATGTCCCAGCAGTCACGTGACGGGGCGAGCCGGGAAGAGCTGGAAGCGGTCGCGCGGCGGGCCGTACTGGCCTGGCCCGCGCAGTAG
- a CDS encoding SDR family oxidoreductase: protein MGVLKGKTALVTGGSRGIGRAVAERLAADGALVAVHYGRDAAAAAATVSAIEAAGGRAFAIGADLAVPGGAQALWAAYGAHPAHTEGVDVLVNNAGAATFAGIGDTDEEAYDRAHALNAKAPFFVIKHGLARLRDGGRIVNVTGTPHLALPAILATVMAKGAVNALSTSLAAELAPRGITVNSVGPGITETDLNAALLADPATRAHLASRSVFRRVGTAGEVADVVAFLASPDSRWVTGQHLDATGGLQLALA from the coding sequence ATGGGCGTGCTCAAGGGGAAGACGGCACTGGTCACGGGCGGCAGCCGGGGCATCGGCAGGGCCGTGGCGGAGCGGCTGGCGGCGGACGGGGCGCTGGTGGCCGTGCACTACGGACGGGACGCGGCGGCGGCCGCCGCGACGGTGTCCGCCATCGAGGCGGCCGGCGGGCGGGCCTTCGCGATCGGGGCCGACCTCGCGGTCCCGGGCGGCGCACAGGCCCTCTGGGCCGCGTACGGGGCCCACCCGGCGCACACCGAGGGCGTGGACGTCCTGGTCAACAACGCCGGGGCGGCCACCTTCGCCGGGATCGGGGACACCGACGAGGAGGCCTACGACCGGGCGCACGCGCTGAACGCCAAGGCCCCGTTCTTCGTGATCAAGCACGGCCTGGCCCGACTGCGCGACGGCGGCCGGATCGTGAACGTGACCGGCACCCCGCACCTCGCCCTGCCCGCGATCCTGGCCACGGTCATGGCCAAGGGCGCGGTGAACGCGCTGAGCACCTCGCTCGCCGCCGAGCTCGCCCCGCGCGGGATCACCGTGAACTCGGTGGGCCCCGGCATCACCGAGACCGACCTGAACGCGGCCCTGCTCGCGGACCCCGCGACCCGGGCCCACCTGGCCTCCCGCTCCGTCTTCCGCCGGGTGGGCACGGCGGGGGAGGTCGCCGACGTGGTCGCCTTCCTGGCCTCGCCGGACTCCCGCTGGGTGACGGGCCAGCACCTCGACGCCACGGGCGGCTTGCAGCTGGCGCTGGCCTAG
- the nagB gene encoding glucosamine-6-phosphate deaminase, giving the protein MEVVIVPDAKAGGELIAEAMAALVRRKPEALLGVATGSTPLPVYEALAAQVESGRVDVSQARICQLDEYVGLPAGHPESYRAVVLREVVEPLGLTEGSFMGPDGSAEDLVGACEAYDRALAAAGGVDLQLLGIGTDGHIGFNEPCSSLASRTRIKTLTQQTRVDNARFFDNDIEQVPHHVITQGIGTILDARHLVLLATGEGKAEAVAQTVEGPLSALVPASALQLHRHATVVVDEAAASKLKLADYFRHTYANKPAWQGL; this is encoded by the coding sequence GTGGAAGTTGTCATCGTCCCGGACGCCAAGGCAGGCGGCGAGCTCATCGCGGAGGCCATGGCCGCCCTGGTCCGCCGCAAGCCCGAGGCCCTGCTCGGCGTGGCGACCGGCTCTACCCCGCTGCCCGTCTACGAGGCCCTCGCCGCCCAGGTCGAGTCCGGCCGGGTGGACGTCTCCCAGGCCCGGATCTGCCAGCTCGACGAGTACGTCGGCCTGCCGGCCGGGCACCCGGAGTCCTACCGCGCCGTGGTACTCCGCGAGGTCGTCGAGCCCCTCGGCCTGACGGAGGGGTCCTTCATGGGCCCCGACGGCTCCGCCGAGGACCTCGTCGGAGCCTGCGAGGCCTACGACCGGGCGCTGGCCGCGGCCGGCGGCGTCGACCTCCAGCTGCTGGGGATCGGCACCGACGGGCACATCGGCTTCAACGAGCCGTGCTCCTCCCTCGCCTCCCGCACCCGCATCAAGACGCTGACGCAGCAGACCCGCGTGGACAACGCGCGCTTCTTCGACAACGACATAGAGCAGGTGCCGCACCACGTCATCACCCAGGGCATCGGCACCATCCTCGACGCCCGCCACCTGGTCCTGCTGGCCACGGGCGAGGGCAAGGCCGAGGCCGTCGCGCAGACCGTGGAGGGCCCGCTCTCCGCGCTGGTCCCGGCCTCCGCGCTCCAGCTGCACCGCCACGCGACCGTGGTCGTCGACGAGGCGGCCGCGTCGAAGCTGAAGCTGGCGGACTACTTCCGGCACACGTACGCCAACAAGCCGGCCTGGCAGGGGCTGTAG
- a CDS encoding glycoside hydrolase family 3 protein, giving the protein MTVLAHRLDTVTRDALAVLQPGFEGTTAPDWLLRRVGEGLTAVGLFGRNIASPEQLAALTAQLRAERDDVLVAIDEEGGDVTRLEVRAGSSFPGNLALGAVDDTALTREVARELGRRLAECGVNLNWAPSADVNSNPDNPVIGVRSFGADTHLAARHTAAYVEGLQAAGVAACTKHFPGHGDTNVDSHHALPRIDVDLDTLQARELVPFKAAIEAGTKAVMSAHILVPALDPTRPATLSPQILTGLLRKELGYEGLIVTDGMEMNAIAGTYGIERGSVLAVAAGADAICVGGGLADEATVLRLRDALVAAVREGTLPEERLADAAARVRALAEWTRRVRPDALPEGSGASGIGLTAARRALVITGRASRIEAPYVATFAPVANFAVGDETPWGVAGELAALVPGTASGVHREGASAGEVLAAAGDRTVVAVVRDAHRHPWMAEAVDALVAARPDTVVVEMGLPRAEPRGVLYIATHGAAPVCGRAAAEVIAGA; this is encoded by the coding sequence ATGACTGTCCTCGCGCACCGCCTCGACACGGTGACCCGCGACGCGCTCGCCGTCCTCCAGCCCGGCTTCGAGGGCACCACCGCCCCGGACTGGCTGCTCCGCCGGGTCGGCGAGGGCCTCACCGCCGTCGGCCTCTTCGGCCGCAACATCGCCTCGCCCGAGCAGCTCGCCGCGCTGACCGCGCAGCTGCGCGCCGAGCGGGACGACGTACTCGTCGCCATCGACGAGGAGGGCGGCGACGTCACCCGCCTGGAGGTCCGCGCGGGCTCGTCCTTCCCCGGCAACCTGGCCCTCGGCGCCGTCGACGACACCGCCCTGACCCGCGAGGTCGCCCGCGAGCTGGGCCGCCGGCTCGCCGAGTGCGGGGTCAACCTCAACTGGGCCCCGTCCGCGGACGTCAACTCCAACCCGGACAACCCGGTCATCGGCGTACGGTCCTTCGGCGCCGACACCCACCTCGCCGCCCGGCACACCGCCGCGTACGTCGAGGGCCTCCAGGCCGCCGGCGTCGCCGCGTGCACCAAGCACTTCCCGGGCCACGGCGACACCAACGTCGACTCGCACCACGCGCTGCCCCGCATCGACGTGGACCTGGACACCCTCCAGGCCCGCGAGCTCGTCCCCTTCAAGGCGGCGATCGAGGCCGGCACCAAGGCCGTGATGAGCGCGCACATCCTGGTGCCCGCCCTCGACCCGACCCGCCCGGCCACGCTCAGCCCGCAGATCCTGACCGGCCTGCTGCGCAAGGAGCTCGGCTACGAGGGCCTGATCGTCACCGACGGCATGGAGATGAACGCCATCGCCGGGACGTACGGCATCGAACGCGGCTCGGTCCTCGCTGTCGCCGCCGGCGCCGACGCGATCTGCGTGGGCGGCGGACTCGCCGACGAGGCCACCGTCCTGCGGCTGCGCGACGCGCTGGTCGCGGCCGTCCGCGAGGGCACGCTCCCGGAGGAGCGGCTCGCCGACGCCGCCGCCCGCGTCCGCGCGCTGGCCGAATGGACCCGTCGGGTACGGCCGGACGCGCTGCCGGAGGGGAGCGGCGCGTCCGGCATCGGCCTGACGGCGGCCCGCCGGGCCCTGGTCATCACCGGGCGGGCGAGCCGGATCGAAGCCCCGTACGTGGCCACGTTCGCGCCCGTGGCGAACTTCGCGGTGGGCGACGAGACCCCGTGGGGCGTGGCCGGCGAGCTGGCCGCGCTGGTGCCGGGGACCGCCTCGGGCGTCCACCGGGAAGGCGCCTCGGCCGGGGAGGTCCTGGCGGCCGCGGGTGACCGTACCGTCGTCGCGGTGGTCCGCGACGCGCACCGCCACCCGTGGATGGCCGAGGCGGTGGACGCGCTGGTCGCGGCCCGGCCGGACACGGTCGTGGTCGAGATGGGCCTTCCCCGGGCGGAGCCGCGCGGGGTCCTGTACATCGCGACGCACGGCGCGGCCCCGGTCTGCGGGCGGGCCGCCGCCGAGGTCATCGCCGGGGCGTAG
- a CDS encoding carbohydrate ABC transporter permease: protein MSSTTTTAPKPAQQLRKRRPVRPAAVAKNLGALLLALVFVFPVYWMFSSALKPSSQMLTKDPVFVFTPTLDNFTKATGVSNFWTYVTNSVLVTVGAVALALLVALAASFAIARMRFKGRKGLVLTVMMAQMAPWEVMVIAMYMIARDGEMLNSLPLLTAIYFVMILPFTIWTLRGFIAAVPVTLEEAAQIDGCTRGQAFRKVIFPLLAPGLMSTSLFGFITAWNEFAMVLILNKDKSAQTLPLWLTEFMSAFGNDWGATMAASSLFAVPVLLIFIFLQRKAVGGMTAGAVKG from the coding sequence GTGAGCAGCACCACCACCACCGCGCCGAAGCCCGCGCAGCAGCTCCGCAAGCGCCGACCGGTCCGCCCCGCAGCAGTGGCCAAGAACCTCGGCGCGCTCCTCCTCGCCCTGGTCTTCGTCTTCCCCGTGTACTGGATGTTCTCCTCGGCCCTCAAGCCGTCGAGCCAGATGCTCACGAAGGACCCGGTCTTCGTCTTCACCCCGACGCTGGACAACTTCACCAAGGCCACCGGGGTCTCCAACTTCTGGACGTACGTCACCAACAGCGTCCTGGTCACCGTCGGCGCCGTCGCGCTGGCCCTGCTCGTCGCCCTCGCCGCGAGCTTCGCCATCGCCCGGATGAGGTTCAAGGGCCGCAAGGGCCTGGTCCTCACCGTGATGATGGCCCAGATGGCCCCCTGGGAGGTCATGGTCATCGCGATGTACATGATCGCCCGCGACGGCGAGATGCTGAACAGCCTCCCGCTGCTCACCGCGATCTACTTCGTGATGATCCTCCCCTTCACCATCTGGACCCTGCGCGGCTTCATCGCCGCGGTCCCGGTGACCCTGGAGGAAGCGGCCCAGATCGACGGCTGCACCCGCGGCCAGGCGTTCCGCAAGGTGATCTTCCCGCTGCTGGCCCCCGGTCTGATGTCCACCTCGCTCTTCGGCTTCATCACCGCCTGGAACGAGTTCGCGATGGTCCTGATCCTGAACAAGGACAAGTCCGCGCAGACCCTGCCGCTGTGGCTGACCGAGTTCATGTCGGCCTTCGGCAACGACTGGGGCGCCACCATGGCAGCGTCCTCGCTCTTCGCGGTCCCGGTCCTGCTGATCTTCATCTTCCTCCAGCGCAAGGCCGTCGGCGGCATGACCGCCGGCGCCGTGAAGGGATAA
- a CDS encoding carbohydrate ABC transporter permease: MTVHSQGAMTAAPQDAPQKSAGRPEKSESPTGPGPKSPRGGRKSLPSGWLPYLLVGPAVLALATLLLYPLIKNVILSFQDINKIEFIQRKYPFAGFSNYTELIGDADFWTVVVRSFAFTAANVVLIMVLGSLIGVLLNRLGKKMRLVLSMALVMAWAMPIVASVQVFKWLFDEQFGVMNWVMRTAGFAGYEQHNWMQTGLSTLTIVTVLVVWGSIPFVALNMYAGLTTVGAELYEAARMDGANGWQTFWKIVFPNLKPFFLITTFLEVIWVFKAFTQVYAMNKGGPDRASEILPVFAYVEGQSQAHYGVAAAISVLTILILVVVMSFYFRLILKQEEEQ; this comes from the coding sequence ATGACCGTGCACTCCCAGGGAGCGATGACCGCCGCTCCACAGGACGCACCACAGAAGTCCGCCGGACGGCCCGAGAAGTCCGAGTCCCCGACCGGTCCCGGTCCCAAGTCTCCTCGCGGGGGCAGAAAGTCACTCCCCTCGGGGTGGCTGCCCTACCTGCTGGTCGGGCCCGCGGTGCTCGCCCTCGCGACACTGCTGCTGTATCCGCTGATCAAGAACGTGATCCTGTCCTTCCAGGACATCAACAAGATCGAGTTCATTCAGCGGAAGTACCCCTTCGCGGGATTCTCCAACTACACCGAGCTGATCGGTGACGCGGACTTCTGGACCGTGGTCGTCCGCAGCTTCGCCTTCACCGCGGCCAACGTCGTACTGATCATGGTGCTCGGCAGCCTCATCGGCGTCCTGCTGAACCGGCTCGGCAAGAAGATGCGGCTGGTCCTGTCGATGGCGCTGGTGATGGCCTGGGCCATGCCGATCGTCGCTTCCGTACAGGTCTTCAAGTGGCTGTTCGACGAGCAGTTCGGCGTCATGAACTGGGTGATGCGCACCGCCGGCTTCGCCGGCTACGAGCAGCACAACTGGATGCAGACGGGCCTCTCGACCCTGACGATCGTCACCGTCCTCGTGGTCTGGGGCTCCATCCCCTTCGTCGCCCTCAACATGTACGCCGGACTGACCACGGTCGGCGCCGAGCTGTACGAGGCCGCCCGGATGGACGGTGCCAACGGCTGGCAGACCTTCTGGAAGATCGTCTTCCCGAACCTCAAGCCGTTCTTCCTCATCACCACGTTCCTCGAGGTGATCTGGGTCTTCAAGGCCTTCACCCAGGTCTACGCGATGAACAAGGGCGGCCCCGACCGCGCCTCCGAGATCCTCCCGGTCTTCGCCTACGTCGAGGGCCAGAGCCAGGCCCACTACGGCGTCGCCGCCGCGATCTCCGTCCTGACGATCCTGATCCTCGTGGTCGTCATGTCCTTCTACTTCCGCCTGATCCTGAAGCAGGAGGAGGAGCAGTGA
- a CDS encoding extracellular solute-binding protein, with protein sequence MKRKLIAAVGVAGMVIGLAACGDSGSDDKAKADSGPKEITVWVMDGSAPKAWIDEVNKEFSAKHPGVTVKVEEQKWTGIQEKVTTALSENTPPDVLELGNTQTAGYAVTGGLADLSGDKAKLGADAWQKSMLASAEVDGKLYSAPWYAANRVVIYDKKAFEKAGVTPPKTRDEWVAGLEKLKAADPASQPIYLPGQSWYILAGFVWDEGGDLAVKDGAKWKGGLGTPQAASAMDFYKKLQSFSTAPKDKDEATPQQSTDIVPKGGVASWIGLGWEAGGAEKALKDAGKEADFGYFPIPGKTADKSGTVFLGGSNLAVAERSKNKELAKEWLALAAGKDQMTKYAAETKGALLPNQAGANFAAPAGSFAEAMAKAGLNGKITPVTAGWANVETEPNPIKEFMTKVLNGEDAAKAGADADKEIANRINK encoded by the coding sequence GTGAAGCGCAAGCTCATCGCGGCGGTTGGAGTCGCGGGCATGGTTATCGGCCTCGCGGCGTGTGGTGATTCCGGCAGCGACGACAAGGCCAAGGCCGACTCGGGCCCCAAGGAGATCACCGTCTGGGTGATGGACGGCTCCGCGCCGAAGGCCTGGATCGACGAGGTCAACAAGGAGTTCTCGGCCAAGCACCCCGGTGTCACGGTCAAGGTCGAGGAGCAGAAGTGGACCGGCATCCAGGAGAAGGTCACCACGGCCCTCTCCGAGAACACCCCTCCGGACGTTCTTGAGCTCGGCAACACCCAGACCGCCGGCTACGCGGTCACTGGTGGTCTCGCCGACCTGAGCGGCGACAAGGCCAAGCTCGGCGCCGACGCCTGGCAGAAGAGCATGCTCGCCTCCGCCGAGGTCGACGGCAAGCTCTACTCCGCCCCGTGGTACGCCGCCAACCGCGTCGTCATCTACGACAAGAAGGCCTTCGAGAAGGCCGGCGTCACCCCGCCGAAGACCCGCGACGAGTGGGTCGCCGGTCTGGAGAAGCTGAAGGCGGCCGACCCGGCCTCGCAGCCGATCTACCTCCCGGGCCAGAGCTGGTACATCCTCGCCGGCTTCGTATGGGACGAGGGCGGCGACCTCGCCGTCAAGGACGGCGCCAAGTGGAAGGGCGGACTGGGCACCCCGCAGGCCGCTTCCGCGATGGACTTCTACAAGAAGCTCCAGTCCTTCTCCACGGCCCCCAAGGACAAGGACGAGGCCACCCCGCAGCAGTCCACCGACATCGTTCCCAAGGGTGGCGTCGCCTCCTGGATCGGTCTCGGCTGGGAGGCCGGCGGTGCCGAGAAGGCTCTGAAGGACGCGGGCAAGGAGGCCGACTTCGGCTACTTCCCGATCCCGGGCAAGACCGCGGACAAGTCCGGCACGGTCTTCCTCGGCGGCTCGAACCTCGCGGTCGCCGAGCGCTCCAAGAACAAGGAGCTCGCCAAGGAGTGGCTGGCCCTCGCCGCCGGCAAGGACCAGATGACCAAGTACGCGGCCGAGACCAAGGGCGCGCTGCTCCCGAACCAGGCCGGTGCGAACTTCGCCGCCCCGGCGGGCTCCTTCGCCGAGGCCATGGCCAAGGCCGGCCTCAACGGCAAGATCACCCCGGTCACCGCGGGCTGGGCGAACGTCGAGACCGAGCCGAACCCCATCAAGGAGTTCATGACGAAGGTCCTGAACGGTGAGGACGCCGCCAAGGCGGGTGCGGACGCGGACAAGGAAATCGCGAACCGCATCAACAAGTAG